In a genomic window of Muntiacus reevesi chromosome 1, mMunRee1.1, whole genome shotgun sequence:
- the LMF2 gene encoding lipase maturation factor 2 yields MAGSRLPRQLFLQGVAAVFMFAFASLYTQIPGLYGPEGILPARRTLRPQGKGRWQQLWETPTLLWEAPLLGLDTAQGLELLSLLGTLLALGALLTRQLRHLLVYLLLWATYLSVYQVGQVFLYFQWDSLLLETGFLAVLVAPLGLPPNHKQAPQGRPGGVSPHEGLPFWLVRWLLFRLMFASGVVKLTSRCPAWWGLTALTYHYETQCLPTPAAWFAHHLPVWLHKLSVVATFLIEIAVPPLFFAPVRRLRLAAFYSQVLLQVLIIITGNYNFFNLLTLVLTTALLDDTHLAAKSSTSRRKRTPSSWPKALLAVLTLLLELAVYGLLTYGVVHCFGLEVDWEQHVVRSRTNFTFHQFSQWLKTVTLPTMWLGAASLAWELLTALWRWVQVRGLLQKLCAAVQLSIFGTATVALFMISLVPYSYMEPSSHGRLWTGAHRLFGTVEHLQLANSYGLFRRMTGLGGRPEVVLEGSYDGLQWTEIEFMYKPGNLSRPPPIVVPHQPRLDWQMWFAALGPHTHSPWFTSLVLRLLQGKEPVIRLIQNHTPGYPFHKQPPTYVRAQRYKYWFSHPWEQGQWWRRQWVEEFFPSVSLGDPTLDMLLRQFGLQDRSPPRARGSSNTLTEVLHWVRKQLSPLEAPTLLWGLLGAVGAIKVMQALLGPQALPRTKEEKHKPASQEDSVAASKQASPAPNISSSSQTPRRKK; encoded by the exons ATGGCGGGCTCCCGGCTCCCACGGCAGCTCTTTCTCCAGGGCGTGGCCGCCGTCTTCATGTTCGCCTTCGCGTCCCTTTACACGCAGATCCCGG GCCTGTACGGCCCCGAGGGCATACTGCCTGCCCGGAGGACACTGCGGCCCCAGGGAAAGGGCCGCTGGCAGCAACTGTGGGAGACCCCCACGCTGCTGTGGGAGGCGCCGCTTCTGGGACTGGACACTGCCCAGGGCCTGGAGTTACTGAGCCTGCTGGGCACCCTGCTGGCCCTGGGTGCCCTGCTGACGCGCCAGCTGCGCCACCTGCTCGTGTACCTGCTGCTCTGGGCCACCTACCTGTCTGTCTACCAG GTGGGCCAGGTGTTTCTTTATTTCCAGTG GGATTCCCTGCTGCTGGAAACTGGCTTCCTGGCTGTGCTGGTGGCCCCTCTGGGGCTTCCCCCCAACCACAAGCAGGCCCCCCAGGGCAGGCCAGGAGGGGTCTCCCCCCATGAAGGCCTTCCCTTCTGGCTCGTGCGCTGGCTGCTGTTCCGCCTCATGTTTGCCTCGGGTGTGGTCAAGCTGACTAGCCGTTGCCCCGCATGGTGGGGGCTCACTG CCCTCACCTACCACTATGAGACTCAGTGCCTGCCCACGCCGGCCGCCTGGTTTGCCCATCACCTGCCCGTCTGGCTGCACAAGCTCAGTGTGGTGGCCACCTTCCTCATCGAGATTGCGGTGCCACCTCTGTTCTTCGCTCCTGTTCGCCGCCTGCGGTTGGCTGCATTCTACTCCCAG GTCTTGCTGCAAGTCCTGATTATCATCACTGGCAATTATAACTTCTTCAACCTGCTCACCCTGGTGCTCACCACCGCCCTCCTGGATGACACACACCTGGCTGCTAAGTCTAGCACCAGCCGCCGCAAGAGGACGCCCAGCT CCTGGCCCAAGGCCCTGCTGGCCGTGCTGACCCTGCTGCTGGAGTTGGCTGTCTACGGGCTGCTGACCTATGGCGTGGTGCACTGCTTCGGCCTGGAGGTGGACTGGGAGCAGCACGTCGTTCGCTCCAGAACCA ACTTCACCTTCCACCAGTTCTCCCAGTGGCTGAAGACGGTGACCCTCCCCACCATGTGGCTGGGCGCGGCCTCTCTGGCCTGGGAACTGCTGACCGCCCTCTGGAG GTGGGTGCAGGTGCGAGGGTTGCTGCAGAAGCTCTGTGCTGCCGTCCAGCTGTCCATTTTTGGCACCGCCACGGTGGCTTTGTTCATGATCAGCCTG gTGCCCTACTCCTACATGGAGCCCTCGAGCCATGGGCGCCTCTGGACTGGGGCCCACCGCCTGTTTGGCACTGTGGAGCACCTGCAGCTGGCCAACTCATATGGCCTTTTCCGCCGAATGACTGGCCTGGGTGGGCGGCCGGAGGTGGTGCTGGAGGGCAGCTATGATGGGCTCCAGTGGACG GAGATCGAATTCATGTACAAACCCGGGAACCTGAGCCGGCCGCCCCCGATCGTGGTGCCCCACCAGCCGCGCCTTGACTGGCAGATGTGGTTCGCGGCCCTGGGCCCCCACACGCACAGTCCCTGGTTCACCAGCCTGGTGCTCCGCCTGCTGCAGGGCAAGGAGCCTG TGATCCGCCTCATCCAGAACCACACGCCCGGTTACCCCTTCCACAAGCAGCCGCCCACATATGTGCGGGCCCAGCGCTACAAGTACTGGTTCTCGCATCCTTGGGAGCAAGG CCAGTGGTGGCGACGCCAATGGGTAGAAGAATTCTTCCCATCCGTGTCCCTGGGGGACCCAACACTGGATATGCTGCTCAGGCAGTTTGGCCTGCAG GACAGAAGCCCGCCCCGGGCCCGCGGCTCCAGCAACACCCTGACCGAGGTCCTCCACTGGGTACGGAAACAGCTGTCTCCCCTGGAGGCCCCCACCCTGCTCTGGGGGCTCCTCGGGGCTGTGGGGGCCATCAAGGTCATGCAGGCCCTGCTGGGCCCGCAGGCCCTGCCTCGGACCAAGGAGGAGAAGcacaagccagcctcccaggaggACTCGGTAGCCGCCAGCAAGCAAGCTTCCCCAGCCCCCAACATCAGCAGCAGCTCCCAGACCCCCCGGCGGAAAAAGTAG
- the NCAPH2 gene encoding condensin-2 complex subunit H2 isoform X1 produces the protein MEDVEARFAHLLLPIRDLTRNWEVDVAAQLGEYLEELDQICISFDKGKTTMNFIEAALLIQGSACVYSKKVEYLYSLVYQALDFISGKKQAKQLSSKPEDGTVGDASSRAPQEAEQKFLALDDLSDSCANVDLRGDQVLSGTLIPLLPNALVAPDEMEKNSNPLYSCQGEVLASRKDFRVNTCTPHPRGTFLLEPVGASLMEALQPRNPKEPGRAEEQPMEVSVCGSPGPALSISREPGSSPEGLAPRGGGMGEDEEDAEGVAEPPEASEPEVLMEPPEPRSPEQSAAQPRRCTLRERKEALEPASRLKDTPDPWQGLDPFDSPDSKPFRKGRPYSVPPRVEEAPGQKRKRKGAVKLQDFHQWYLAAYADHADSRRSRRKGPSFADMEVLYWKHVKEQLETLRKMQRREAAERWLPRAEQGLWPVEEDRLEDSVEDLGAAADDFLEPEEYAEPEGAEPGDDADMEAEAMPASLRYEELVQKNVELFVTTSKQDVFITTSRQELVQETELKQHIRGWEDAIQTLLQEQEEHVPFDIHTYGDQVVSRFSQLNQWCPFAKLVAGQPAFEVCRSMLASLQLANDYTVEITQQPGLEAAVDTMALRLLTHQRAHKRFQTYAAPSTAQP, from the exons ATGGAGGACGTGGAGGCGCGCTTCGCCCACCTCCTGCTGCCCATCCGCGACCTCACCAGGAACTGGGAGGTGGACGTGGCGGCCCAGCTGGGCGAATATCTTGAGGAG CTGGACCAGATCTGCATTTCTTTTGACAAAGGCAAAACCACAATGAACTTCATTGAGGCAGCGCTGTTGATCCAGGGCTCCGCTTGTGTCTACAGTAAGAAG GTGGAATACCTGTACTCCCTGGTCTACCAGGCTCTCGACTTCATCTCTGGCAAGAA GCAGGCCAAGCAGCTGTCCTCCAAGCCGGAAGACGGGACCGTTGGGGATGCCAGCTCCAGGGCCCCCCAGGAGGCAGAGCAGAAG TTCCTGGCGTTGGATGACCTCTCTGACTCCTGTGCTAATGTGGATCTCAGGGGTGACCAGGTCCTCAGT GGGACCCTCATCCCTCTCCTGCCCAACGCCCTGGTCGCCCCGGATGAGATGGAGAAGAACAGTAACCCCCTGTACAG CTGTCAGGGGGAGGTCCTGGCCAGCCGGAAGGATTTCAGGGTGAACACGTGCACGCCGCACCCCAGAGGCACGTTCCTGTTGGAGCCGGTGGGTGCGTCCCTCATGGAGGCCCTGCAGCCGCGGAACCCAAAGG AGCCTGGAAGGGCTGAGGAGCAGCCAATGGAAGTCTCTGTGTGTGGGAGTCCCGGCCCAGCGCTCAGCATCTCTCGGGAGCCAG gctcctctccagaaGGCCTGGCGCCCAGAGGTGGGGGCATGGGAGAAGACGAAGAGGATGCAGAAGGGGTGGCGGAGCCCCCTGAGGCCTCCGAACCTGAGGTCCTGATGGAGCCCCCGGAGCCCAGGAGCCCTGAGCAG AGTGCTGCCCAGCCCAGGAGGTGTACACTCCGGGAGCGGAAAGAGGCCCTGGAGCCCGCATCCCGGCTGAAG GACACCCCAGACCCCTGGCAGGGCCTGGACCCCTTCGACTCCCCGGATTCTAAGCCTTTCAGGAAAG GTAGGCCCTACTCTGTGCCCCCCCGCGTGGAGGAGGCGCCAGGACAGAAGCGTAAGAGGAAGGGTGCTGTCAAGCTGCAGGACTTCCACCAGTGGTACCTGGCTGCCT ATGCCGACCACGCTGACAGCAGGAGGTCCCGGCGAAAGGGCCCCTCCTTCGCAG ACATGGAGGTTCTGTACTGGAAGCATGTGAAGGAGCAGCTGGAGACACTCCGGAAGATGCAGAGGAGGGAG GCGGCTGAGCGATGGCTGCCAAGGGCTGAGCAGGGGCTGTGGCCCGTGGAGGAGGACCGCCTGGAGGACTCGGTGGAAGACCTGGGAGCCGCAG CAGATGACTTCCTAGAGCCCGAGGAGTACGCAGAACCTGAGGGGGCAGAGCCCGGGGACGATGCAGACATGG AAGCGGAAGCCATGCCAGCATCTCTGCGCTATGAGGAGCTGGTCCAAAAGAATGTG GAGCTCTTCGTCACCACCTCGAAGCAGGACGTCTTCATCACCACCTCGAGGCAGGAGCTCGTCCAGGAGACAGAGCTGAAGCAGCACATCAGGGGCTGGGAGGACGCTATCCAGACCCTGCTCCAGGAGCAG GAGGAGCACGTGCCCTTCGACATCCACACCTACGGGGACCAGGTGGTCTCCCGCTTCAGCCAGCTCAACCAGTGGTGCCCCTTCGCCAAGCTGGTGGCGGGCCAGCCTGCCTTCGAAGTGTGTCGCTCCATGCTGGCCTCCCTGCAGCTG GCCAACGACTACACAGTGGAGATCACCCAGCAGCCGGGACTGGAGGCGGCTGTGGATACCATGGCCCTGAGGCTGCTCACACACCAGAGGGCCCACAAGCGCTTCCAGACCTACGCCGCCCCCTCCACAGCGCAGCCCTGA
- the NCAPH2 gene encoding condensin-2 complex subunit H2 isoform X2: MEDVEARFAHLLLPIRDLTRNWEVDVAAQLGEYLEELDQICISFDKGKTTMNFIEAALLIQGSACVYSKKVEYLYSLVYQALDFISGKKQAKQLSSKPEDGTVGDASSRAPQEAEQKFLALDDLSDSCANVDLRGDQVLSGTLIPLLPNALVAPDEMEKNSNPLYSCQGEVLASRKDFRVNTCTPHPRGTFLLEPVGASLMEALQPRNPKEPGRAEEQPMEVSVCGSPGPALSISREPGSSPEGLAPRGGGMGEDEEDAEGVAEPPEASEPEVLMEPPEPRSPEQSAAQPRRCTLRERKEALEPASRLKDTPDPWQGLDPFDSPDSKPFRKGRPYSVPPRVEEAPGQKRKRKGAVKLQDFHQWYLAAYADHADSRRSRRKGPSFADMEVLYWKHVKEQLETLRKMQRREAAERWLPRAEQGLWPVEEDRLEDSVEDLGAADDFLEPEEYAEPEGAEPGDDADMEAEAMPASLRYEELVQKNVELFVTTSKQDVFITTSRQELVQETELKQHIRGWEDAIQTLLQEQEEHVPFDIHTYGDQVVSRFSQLNQWCPFAKLVAGQPAFEVCRSMLASLQLANDYTVEITQQPGLEAAVDTMALRLLTHQRAHKRFQTYAAPSTAQP, translated from the exons ATGGAGGACGTGGAGGCGCGCTTCGCCCACCTCCTGCTGCCCATCCGCGACCTCACCAGGAACTGGGAGGTGGACGTGGCGGCCCAGCTGGGCGAATATCTTGAGGAG CTGGACCAGATCTGCATTTCTTTTGACAAAGGCAAAACCACAATGAACTTCATTGAGGCAGCGCTGTTGATCCAGGGCTCCGCTTGTGTCTACAGTAAGAAG GTGGAATACCTGTACTCCCTGGTCTACCAGGCTCTCGACTTCATCTCTGGCAAGAA GCAGGCCAAGCAGCTGTCCTCCAAGCCGGAAGACGGGACCGTTGGGGATGCCAGCTCCAGGGCCCCCCAGGAGGCAGAGCAGAAG TTCCTGGCGTTGGATGACCTCTCTGACTCCTGTGCTAATGTGGATCTCAGGGGTGACCAGGTCCTCAGT GGGACCCTCATCCCTCTCCTGCCCAACGCCCTGGTCGCCCCGGATGAGATGGAGAAGAACAGTAACCCCCTGTACAG CTGTCAGGGGGAGGTCCTGGCCAGCCGGAAGGATTTCAGGGTGAACACGTGCACGCCGCACCCCAGAGGCACGTTCCTGTTGGAGCCGGTGGGTGCGTCCCTCATGGAGGCCCTGCAGCCGCGGAACCCAAAGG AGCCTGGAAGGGCTGAGGAGCAGCCAATGGAAGTCTCTGTGTGTGGGAGTCCCGGCCCAGCGCTCAGCATCTCTCGGGAGCCAG gctcctctccagaaGGCCTGGCGCCCAGAGGTGGGGGCATGGGAGAAGACGAAGAGGATGCAGAAGGGGTGGCGGAGCCCCCTGAGGCCTCCGAACCTGAGGTCCTGATGGAGCCCCCGGAGCCCAGGAGCCCTGAGCAG AGTGCTGCCCAGCCCAGGAGGTGTACACTCCGGGAGCGGAAAGAGGCCCTGGAGCCCGCATCCCGGCTGAAG GACACCCCAGACCCCTGGCAGGGCCTGGACCCCTTCGACTCCCCGGATTCTAAGCCTTTCAGGAAAG GTAGGCCCTACTCTGTGCCCCCCCGCGTGGAGGAGGCGCCAGGACAGAAGCGTAAGAGGAAGGGTGCTGTCAAGCTGCAGGACTTCCACCAGTGGTACCTGGCTGCCT ATGCCGACCACGCTGACAGCAGGAGGTCCCGGCGAAAGGGCCCCTCCTTCGCAG ACATGGAGGTTCTGTACTGGAAGCATGTGAAGGAGCAGCTGGAGACACTCCGGAAGATGCAGAGGAGGGAG GCGGCTGAGCGATGGCTGCCAAGGGCTGAGCAGGGGCTGTGGCCCGTGGAGGAGGACCGCCTGGAGGACTCGGTGGAAGACCTGGGAGCCGCAG ATGACTTCCTAGAGCCCGAGGAGTACGCAGAACCTGAGGGGGCAGAGCCCGGGGACGATGCAGACATGG AAGCGGAAGCCATGCCAGCATCTCTGCGCTATGAGGAGCTGGTCCAAAAGAATGTG GAGCTCTTCGTCACCACCTCGAAGCAGGACGTCTTCATCACCACCTCGAGGCAGGAGCTCGTCCAGGAGACAGAGCTGAAGCAGCACATCAGGGGCTGGGAGGACGCTATCCAGACCCTGCTCCAGGAGCAG GAGGAGCACGTGCCCTTCGACATCCACACCTACGGGGACCAGGTGGTCTCCCGCTTCAGCCAGCTCAACCAGTGGTGCCCCTTCGCCAAGCTGGTGGCGGGCCAGCCTGCCTTCGAAGTGTGTCGCTCCATGCTGGCCTCCCTGCAGCTG GCCAACGACTACACAGTGGAGATCACCCAGCAGCCGGGACTGGAGGCGGCTGTGGATACCATGGCCCTGAGGCTGCTCACACACCAGAGGGCCCACAAGCGCTTCCAGACCTACGCCGCCCCCTCCACAGCGCAGCCCTGA
- the SCO2 gene encoding protein SCO2 homolog, mitochondrial, which translates to MLLLTRAPKAWHRLFQLKPLALPGTPGGKAQHVRYQLFSTPSPAETGRQGQPQGPGLRTRLLVTALIGAGLGGAWLAVRAEKERWQQQQRTEALRQAAVGQGDFSLLDHQGQMRCKADFRGQWVLLYFGFTHCPDICPDELEKLVQVVRQLEAEPGLPPVQPLFITVDPERDTVAAMARYVQDFHPRLLGLTGSADQIAQVSRSYRVYYSAGPKDQDQDYIVDHSVAIYLLSPDGLFTDYYSRARSAEQISDSVRRHMAAFRSVLC; encoded by the coding sequence ATGCTGCTGCTGACTCGGGCTCCCAAAGCTTGGCACAGGCTCTTTCAACTCAAGCCTCTGGCCCTCCCTGGGACCCCAGGAGGCAAGGCCCAGCATGTGAGATACCAGCTCTTCTCAACGCCGAGCCCTGCAGAGACAGGCAGGCAGGGCCAGCCCCAGGGTCCTGGCCTGCGAACCAGGTTGCTCGTCACAGCCTTGATTGGGGCTGGACTGGGTGGGGCCTGGCTGGCCGTGAGGGCCGAGAAGGAGCGGTGGCAGCAGCAACAGCGGACAGAGGCCCTGCGGCAGGCTGCTGTGGGCCAGGGCGACTTCAgcctactggaccaccagggccaGATGCGCTGCAAAGCTGACTTCCGGGGCCAGTGGGTGCTGCTGTACTTCGGCTTCACTCACTGCCCTGACATCTGCCCCGACGAGCTGGAGAAGCTGGTGCAGGTGGTGCGGCAGCTGGAGGCGGAGCCCGGCCTGCCCCCTGTGCAGCCCCTCTTCATCACCGTGGACCCCGAGCGGGACACCGTGGCTGCCATGGCCCGCTACGTGCAGGACTTCCACCCACGGCTGCTAGGCCTGACTGGCTCCGCGGACCAGATCGCTCAGGTGAGCCGCAGCTACCGCGTGTACTACAGCGCCGGCCCCAAGGACCAAGACCAGGACTACATCGTGGACCACTCCGTCGCCATCTACCTGCTCAGCCCCGACGGCCTCTTCACGGACTACTACAGCAGGGCCAGGTCGGCCGAGCAGATCTCAGACAGCGTGCGGCGCCACATGGCTGCCTTCCGCAGCGTCCTGTGCTAA
- the CIMAP1B gene encoding ciliary microtubule associated protein 1B isoform X4, with protein MGSDVWVGPWRPHRPRGPIGALYSGPGPKYKLPPSTGRYFPERAGNAAYPSAPRHTIAPRNWGLRLESQTPGPGTYTIPSLLGPRVVGKVSAPTYSIYGRSAVGSFCEDLSKTPGPCAYHVVNPGVYKPRAPQFSMLARTSLSQGNTQNPGPAAYNVDQHRKPRGWTFGIRHSDYLAPMMTNADDDPLGGRCPADVS; from the exons ATGGGCTCTGACGTCTGGGTCGGCCCGTGGCGGCCGCACCGGCCCCGCGGCCCCATCGGAGCCCTCTACAGCGGCCCGGGGCCCAAGTACAAGCTACCACCCAGCACCG GCAGGTACTTCCCGGAGCGAGCCGGGAATGCAGCGTACCCCAGCGCGCCCCGGCACACCATCGCTCCCCGAAACTGGGGCCTCCGCCTGGAGTCGCAAACCCCAG GCCCCGGGACCTACACTATACCCTCGCTCCTGGGCCCGCGCGTAGTTGGCAAAGTGTCGGCGCCGACTTACTCCATCTACGGCCGCAGCGCGGTGGGCAGCTTCTGCGAGGACCTCAGCAAG ACCCCGGGGCCCTGCGCCTACCACGTGGTGAACCCTGGGGTCTACAAGCCCCGGGCCCCCCAGTTCTCGATGCTGGCGCGGACTTCGCTCTCCCAAGGCAACACCCAGAATCCCGGCCCTGCAGCCTACAACGTGGACCAG caccggaAGCCTCGCGGCTGGACCTTCGGGATCCGGCACTCGGACTACCTGGCCCCGATGATGACCAACGCGGACGATGACCCGCTGGGCGGGCGCTGCCCCGCAGATGTTTCTTAA
- the CIMAP1B gene encoding ciliary microtubule associated protein 1B isoform X1 yields the protein MGSGSCALQRWGSRHPTLPSQPGDTGTGRYFPERAGNAAYPSAPRHTIAPRNWGLRLESQTPGPGTYTIPSLLGPRVVGKVSAPTYSIYGRSAVGSFCEDLSKVGGDARTARRGVGGPRAWKLDTAPLLPPPHADPGALRLPRGEPWGLQAPGPPVLDAGADFALPRQHPESRPCSLQRGPGGLQFRVKGRRRGKGARVGIESQSSELGGREPKAC from the exons ATGGGGTCTGGGAGTTGCGCCCTGCAGCGGTGGGGATCCAGACACCCCACCTTGCCTTCCCAGCCAGGAGACACAGGAACAG GCAGGTACTTCCCGGAGCGAGCCGGGAATGCAGCGTACCCCAGCGCGCCCCGGCACACCATCGCTCCCCGAAACTGGGGCCTCCGCCTGGAGTCGCAAACCCCAG GCCCCGGGACCTACACTATACCCTCGCTCCTGGGCCCGCGCGTAGTTGGCAAAGTGTCGGCGCCGACTTACTCCATCTACGGCCGCAGCGCGGTGGGCAGCTTCTGCGAGGACCTCAGCAAGGTGGGGGGCGATGCCCGCACGGCGCGGCGAGGGGTCGGCGGTCCGCGGGCCTGGAAGCTGGACACAGCgcctctcctgcccccaccccacgcaGACCCCGGGGCCCTGCGCCTACCACGTGGTGAACCCTGGGGTCTACAAGCCCCGGGCCCCCCAGTTCTCGATGCTGGCGCGGACTTCGCTCTCCCAAGGCAACACCCAGAATCCCGGCCCTGCAGCCTACAACGTGGACCAGGTGGTCTGCAGTTCAGGGTCAAGGGTCGGAGGCGGGGTAAAGGGGCCCGGGTCGGGATAGAGAGTCAGAGTAGCGAGCTTGGGGGCCGGGAGCCCAAGGCCTGCTGA
- the CIMAP1B gene encoding ciliary microtubule associated protein 1B isoform X2 — translation MGSGSCALQRWGSRHPTLPSQPGDTGTGRYFPERAGNAAYPSAPRHTIAPRNWGLRLESQTPGEPKKAHPARAAARTTASPQRPTLAGPRRPRDLHYTLAPGPARSWQSVGADLLHLRPQRGGQLLRGPQQDPGALRLPRGEPWGLQAPGPPVLDAGADFALPRQHPESRPCSLQRGPGGLQFRVKGRRRGKGARVGIESQSSELGGREPKAC, via the exons ATGGGGTCTGGGAGTTGCGCCCTGCAGCGGTGGGGATCCAGACACCCCACCTTGCCTTCCCAGCCAGGAGACACAGGAACAG GCAGGTACTTCCCGGAGCGAGCCGGGAATGCAGCGTACCCCAGCGCGCCCCGGCACACCATCGCTCCCCGAAACTGGGGCCTCCGCCTGGAGTCGCAAACCCCAGGTGAGCCCAAGAAGGCCCACCCTGCACGGGCAGCGGCGAGGACAACGGCTAGTCCGCAAAGACCCACCCTCGCTGGCCCCCGCAGGCCCCGGGACCTACACTATACCCTCGCTCCTGGGCCCGCGCGTAGTTGGCAAAGTGTCGGCGCCGACTTACTCCATCTACGGCCGCAGCGCGGTGGGCAGCTTCTGCGAGGACCTCAGCAAG ACCCCGGGGCCCTGCGCCTACCACGTGGTGAACCCTGGGGTCTACAAGCCCCGGGCCCCCCAGTTCTCGATGCTGGCGCGGACTTCGCTCTCCCAAGGCAACACCCAGAATCCCGGCCCTGCAGCCTACAACGTGGACCAGGTGGTCTGCAGTTCAGGGTCAAGGGTCGGAGGCGGGGTAAAGGGGCCCGGGTCGGGATAGAGAGTCAGAGTAGCGAGCTTGGGGGCCGGGAGCCCAAGGCCTGCTGA
- the CIMAP1B gene encoding ciliary microtubule associated protein 1B isoform X3 gives MGSGSCALQRWGSRHPTLPSQPGDTGTGRYFPERAGNAAYPSAPRHTIAPRNWGLRLESQTPGPGTYTIPSLLGPRVVGKVSAPTYSIYGRSAVGSFCEDLSKTPGPCAYHVVNPGVYKPRAPQFSMLARTSLSQGNTQNPGPAAYNVDQVVCSSGSRVGGGVKGPGSG, from the exons ATGGGGTCTGGGAGTTGCGCCCTGCAGCGGTGGGGATCCAGACACCCCACCTTGCCTTCCCAGCCAGGAGACACAGGAACAG GCAGGTACTTCCCGGAGCGAGCCGGGAATGCAGCGTACCCCAGCGCGCCCCGGCACACCATCGCTCCCCGAAACTGGGGCCTCCGCCTGGAGTCGCAAACCCCAG GCCCCGGGACCTACACTATACCCTCGCTCCTGGGCCCGCGCGTAGTTGGCAAAGTGTCGGCGCCGACTTACTCCATCTACGGCCGCAGCGCGGTGGGCAGCTTCTGCGAGGACCTCAGCAAG ACCCCGGGGCCCTGCGCCTACCACGTGGTGAACCCTGGGGTCTACAAGCCCCGGGCCCCCCAGTTCTCGATGCTGGCGCGGACTTCGCTCTCCCAAGGCAACACCCAGAATCCCGGCCCTGCAGCCTACAACGTGGACCAGGTGGTCTGCAGTTCAGGGTCAAGGGTCGGAGGCGGGGTAAAGGGGCCCGGGTCGGGATAG